One Sulfolobus sp. S-194 DNA segment encodes these proteins:
- a CDS encoding AarF/UbiB family protein, with product MFRELQVIIKLAPRVLKLREFRQREFRGEKVDEEEMRKEGRKLLEAFISLGPAFIKLGQVLSVHSDVLPEPYLKELSKLQDEVPPAPWEEVEPIIREDLGDKFNEYEIDKKPISSASIGQVYLAKEKKSSKIVVIKVNRPRIKEIAERDVKVIQNLLPLTKYLFDESFYESLRAIVNDFSKRIFEEMDYTKEAFYLNKIKEELEEFPDVVVPQPYYATKRVLIMEYLKGYKVTSPEAKKIVKPDYLAYRIFRTFMLLLLTKEYFHADPHPGNLAVDEKGNLILYDFGMIGRMDKETRNKLLRAYAALIRLDAIGLVKVLEELGAIQPEADREILAKGIELFLKTFEGVTAETLEVETFLNAANEVFYRFPLKIPEKLAIYIRMTSVLGGTCTQIDPEFNFFVNLQKLIEEEGLQWSAMFDDIKNTMEAAIKKFRLSLLEKPILPTKKSNRSSIIAPILVIIAIIYYLMSHDAIVSILIGIFALTVNRF from the coding sequence ATGTTTAGAGAGCTTCAAGTAATAATTAAATTAGCACCTAGAGTTCTTAAGCTTAGAGAATTTAGGCAAAGGGAGTTTAGAGGAGAGAAAGTCGATGAAGAGGAAATGAGAAAGGAAGGGAGAAAATTACTTGAAGCGTTTATTTCTTTGGGACCAGCATTTATTAAATTAGGACAAGTTTTATCTGTTCATTCTGATGTTTTACCAGAACCTTATCTTAAGGAATTATCTAAATTGCAGGATGAAGTTCCTCCAGCACCATGGGAAGAAGTTGAACCTATAATCAGAGAAGATTTAGGAGATAAATTTAACGAATACGAAATAGATAAGAAGCCTATATCATCAGCAAGTATTGGCCAGGTTTACCTAGCGAAAGAAAAAAAGAGTAGTAAAATTGTGGTGATTAAGGTAAATAGGCCTAGAATTAAGGAAATCGCAGAAAGAGATGTAAAAGTTATCCAGAATTTATTACCTCTAACAAAATATCTATTCGATGAATCCTTTTATGAAAGTTTAAGAGCAATAGTGAATGACTTTAGTAAGAGAATATTTGAAGAAATGGATTATACTAAGGAAGCCTTTTATTTAAATAAGATCAAAGAGGAACTTGAAGAATTTCCTGATGTTGTTGTTCCTCAACCATATTATGCAACTAAACGAGTACTTATCATGGAATATTTGAAAGGATACAAAGTCACTTCTCCAGAGGCTAAAAAGATTGTAAAGCCTGATTATTTAGCATATAGGATATTTAGAACTTTTATGCTACTACTATTGACGAAAGAGTATTTTCACGCTGATCCTCACCCTGGAAATTTGGCCGTTGATGAAAAAGGAAACTTAATACTTTATGATTTCGGAATGATTGGAAGAATGGATAAAGAGACGAGAAACAAACTTTTAAGGGCGTATGCAGCCCTAATACGACTAGATGCAATAGGTCTAGTAAAAGTCCTTGAAGAATTAGGAGCTATTCAGCCTGAAGCTGATAGGGAGATACTAGCAAAAGGCATAGAGTTATTCTTAAAAACATTTGAAGGAGTTACAGCAGAAACTTTAGAAGTAGAAACTTTCCTTAATGCGGCAAATGAAGTATTTTATCGTTTTCCGCTTAAAATACCAGAAAAGTTAGCAATATATATAAGAATGACATCAGTACTTGGAGGTACTTGTACGCAAATAGACCCAGAATTCAATTTCTTTGTAAATTTACAGAAGTTAATTGAAGAAGAAGGACTGCAATGGAGTGCTATGTTTGATGACATTAAAAATACGATGGAAGCTGCGATAAAAAAATTCAGACTATCCTTATTAGAAAAACCTATATTACCTACTAAAAAGAGTAATAGGAGTAGTATTATAGCTCCCATATTAGTTATTATAGCAATAATCTATTATTTAATGTCACACGACGCTATCGTTTCGATATTAATAGGAATATTTGCCTTAACTGTAAATAGGTTTTAA